Proteins from a single region of Bacteroidota bacterium:
- a CDS encoding lmo0937 family membrane protein gives MSGLLYFIALILIIGWAIGVFAYSLTGIIHILLVFAVIAVLFRLIRGSAA, from the coding sequence ATGAGTGGACTACTTTATTTTATCGCATTGATTCTTATTATAGGTTGGGCGATAGGCGTATTTGCATACAGTTTAACAGGTATTATTCATATACTACTTGTATTCGCAGTGATTGCAGTATTATTCAGATTGATAAGAGGAAGTGCGGCGTAA
- a CDS encoding peptidoglycan DD-metalloendopeptidase family protein, which translates to MKRINFKLKFLLSMGLVYASLSSYSQAIILSDDKMAGCDMEYQLEQGYSSPTESGGSTSANRTVSVPLSWPLRMSDEYREVDGVYSYWYISNFADINHTEGSREDWMCNTGSNAKNYDQHNGVDIVPFPFGWQMMDDESVDVIAAADGEVIEWFDGNSFDRNCATPHSFVYESFNGGYYGNFIALEHSDGSVTVYAHLKIGSLANISVGDDVVSGQYLGKIGSAGNSTGPHLHFEVRPCEGCSYIEPWWDSEGCNDDVTESQWISQQPYDEPQVLRVATHDVTPSYKSCSEYESGENENVNFSNHFNSAGTIYMSVSLRDFLVGDNFTIDILNSSGTSIYNSSYTTLSNNQSITLMFSYTYVFLATGTYRVKVVHDGKTYDHYFSVNCPGSLTLSGAQSGHKAYITGDHTNATATISGVSSNIILYQAADYIQLNAGFVATSGCEYKAEIDDCAIGGMKIANTEELEIKQDAFNVFPNPSNGIFTLYYKSDITENYRVLIKNIMGETIYDSEFFMGNNELTYSVDLQNHAKGIYLIELYHGNKIETQKIVLQ; encoded by the coding sequence ATGAAACGAATTAATTTCAAACTAAAATTCTTGCTCAGCATGGGTTTAGTTTACGCTTCGTTATCATCCTATTCTCAAGCAATTATTTTGAGTGATGATAAAATGGCGGGTTGCGATATGGAATATCAATTGGAGCAAGGGTACTCTTCACCTACTGAATCAGGTGGCTCCACAAGTGCAAATAGAACAGTAAGTGTCCCGTTATCCTGGCCACTACGAATGAGTGATGAATACCGTGAAGTTGATGGCGTATATTCTTATTGGTACATCTCCAATTTTGCAGATATAAATCATACTGAAGGCTCAAGAGAAGATTGGATGTGTAACACAGGAAGTAATGCGAAAAATTATGATCAACACAATGGAGTAGATATAGTACCATTTCCATTCGGCTGGCAAATGATGGATGATGAAAGTGTTGATGTAATTGCCGCAGCAGATGGTGAGGTAATTGAATGGTTTGATGGAAATAGTTTTGATAGAAATTGTGCTACACCACACTCCTTTGTTTACGAGTCTTTTAATGGGGGCTATTATGGAAATTTTATTGCGTTGGAACATTCCGATGGTAGTGTTACTGTATATGCACATTTAAAGATTGGTAGCCTTGCAAATATTTCTGTTGGGGATGATGTAGTAAGCGGTCAGTACCTAGGAAAAATTGGTAGTGCAGGAAATTCTACCGGACCACATTTACATTTTGAAGTTAGGCCATGTGAAGGATGTTCTTATATAGAACCTTGGTGGGATAGTGAAGGATGCAATGATGATGTTACCGAAAGCCAATGGATAAGTCAGCAGCCTTATGATGAACCTCAAGTATTGAGAGTGGCTACACATGATGTTACTCCCAGTTATAAATCGTGTTCAGAATATGAAAGTGGTGAAAATGAAAATGTGAATTTTTCTAATCATTTTAATTCTGCCGGCACTATTTATATGAGTGTTTCACTGCGTGATTTTTTGGTGGGAGATAATTTTACTATTGATATTCTTAATTCATCAGGCACTTCAATATATAATTCAAGTTATACAACCCTTTCTAACAATCAGTCGATTACATTAATGTTTTCTTACACTTATGTTTTTTTAGCCACCGGCACTTACAGAGTGAAAGTGGTGCATGATGGAAAAACGTATGATCATTACTTTTCTGTAAACTGTCCGGGTTCACTTACTTTATCAGGTGCGCAGAGTGGACATAAAGCATATATTACCGGCGATCACACGAATGCAACAGCTACAATTTCCGGTGTAAGTTCTAATATTATTTTATACCAAGCAGCAGACTATATTCAATTAAATGCAGGATTTGTTGCTACTTCCGGTTGTGAATACAAGGCAGAAATAGATGATTGTGCAATTGGCGGAATGAAAATAGCGAATACAGAAGAGTTGGAAATTAAACAAGATGCATTTAATGTATTTCCAAATCCATCCAATGGTATTTTTACTTTGTATTATAAATCAGATATAACAGAAAATTATAGAGTTTTAATAAAGAATATTATGGGAGAAACAATTTATGATTCCGAATTTTTTATGGGAAATAATGAATTAACCTATTCTGTGGATTTACAAAATCATGCAAAGGGAATTTATCTTATAGAACTCTATCATGGAAATAAAATAGAAACTCAAAAAATTGTGCTACAATAA